In Leptospiraceae bacterium, a single window of DNA contains:
- a CDS encoding chemotaxis protein CheB, whose translation MSDLLFFPFRLSYILSTISGQDKEYPLPIAVVSHLSAGKDSELAFILNKNSNLDVSMAIDKEFIQTGHVYIAPPDYHLLIEQDSNFSLRFALSIDSPVKSVRPSIDVLFQTAAEVFESSLIAVLLSGANSDGVEGLTYVKQLGGLSIILNPEESEFSTMSKEGIEKSNIDYIVSLDEIISLLLSVYEIK comes from the coding sequence ATGTCGGACTTACTTTTTTTTCCATTTCGTCTCTCCTATATATTGTCAACTATTTCAGGACAAGACAAAGAATACCCTTTGCCTATTGCTGTAGTTTCCCATTTATCAGCTGGAAAGGATAGTGAATTGGCATTTATATTAAATAAAAATTCTAACTTAGACGTATCTATGGCGATAGATAAAGAGTTTATACAGACTGGTCATGTTTACATAGCTCCTCCGGATTATCATTTACTTATCGAGCAAGATTCTAATTTTTCACTTAGGTTTGCACTTTCGATAGATAGTCCCGTTAAGTCAGTTCGTCCTAGCATAGACGTATTATTTCAAACTGCTGCAGAAGTATTTGAGTCTTCCTTAATTGCTGTATTACTGAGTGGTGCAAATTCAGATGGCGTAGAAGGATTGACATATGTAAAACAATTAGGTGGTTTGAGTATTATATTAAATCCAGAAGAAAGTGAGTTCAGTACGATGTCAAAAGAAGGAATAGAAAAATCTAATATTGATTATATTGTCAGTCTCGATGAAATTATAAGTTTATTGCTCTCGGTATATGAAATCAAATGA